A genome region from Penicillium psychrofluorescens genome assembly, chromosome: 3 includes the following:
- a CDS encoding uncharacterized protein (ID:PFLUO_005593-T1.cds;~source:funannotate), translating into MVFSKILAGGAALAALIPASLALDPSLKTNVAVYYGQGANQPRLSHFCEQTSMDIINLGFVNTFPDAVLGWPGDNFGNQCDGVLFPESELLSGCHQIWEDIPICKAMGKTIMLSIGGAYTTNEVILTDEIAIWFANFLWYSFGPYQLSETLFPRPFGNVSVDGFDFDIEHNGGAGYATMINQFRELFNTYPDQKFYISGAPQCSIPDAQLGDAIANAAFDFLWVQFYNTPACSAANYVNGTGNFNFAEWVDVIRNSANPETKLFVGLPASEDAANPGYYITPDEAKTLVEEYMGLYPEHFGGIMLWEATASDNNTIDGFTYAQHMKHILGECAPSPPPPVHTVTLTHSASLVPTNTPSASAISSSVSPFSPVSPSGPSGSSSKPSVPSYPSISVPVSVTTTTKTVPVASSPASPGVPTASGSGSSTGGVSPSAPGITSVPSVTPTPSTSEPVTITTVFVTSYTDICPTGFTTIWTTITTTYCPGNGPAPATATETASVTQPGSGLTTTTASIPEGWTTTVTVCTQCAPTPTKVTLTLPCTTAATQTLPEIAPTSVPESYTTTVTFCKHCGPTASMIAITVPYTFASAQPTDVPQVTPSSQHPSSKLPIGPIVVSHPWSTVSRTPEVPTTTPEGTSPVYMGAASRAAVGTSFGGIFAVLFSIFML; encoded by the exons ATGGTGTTCAGCAAGATTCTGGCTGGGGGAGCTGCCCTAGCGGCTCTTATTCCAGCTTCTCTTGCCTTGGATCCGAGCTTGAAGACCAATGTTGCAGTCTACTAC GGTCAAGGTGCCAACCAGCCTCGTCTCAGTCATTTCTGTGAACAGACTTCGATGGATATCATCAATCTGGGGTTTGTCAACACATTCCCAGATGCTGTTCTAGGTTGGCCTGGGGACAACTTTGGCAATCAGTGTGACGGCGTGCTTTTCCCAGAATCGGAACTGCTTTCGGGATGCCACCAGATCTGGGAGGATATTCCCATCTGCAAAGCCATGGGCAAGACGATCATGCTCTCTATCGGTGGTGCGTACACCACCAATGAGGTCATTCTCACGGATGAGATAGCGATCTGGTTTGCAAACTTCCTGTGGTACTCATTTGGCCCTTATCAACTCAGCGAGACACTCTTCCCTCGACCATTCGGAAATGTCTCAGTTGACGGATTTGATTTTGATATTGAACACAACGGTGGAGCCG GATATGCCACTATGATCAACCAATTTCGTGAACTCTTTAACACATATCCCGACCAGAAATTCTACATATCTGGTGCGCCCCAGTGCTCGATTCCAGATGCGCAACTCGGCGATGCCATCGCCAACGCGGCTTTTGACTTCCTCTGGGTCCAGTTCTACAACACTCCAGCCTGCTCGGCCGCTAATTATGTCAATGGAACCGGTAATTTCAATTTTGCCGAGTGGGTGGACGTGATCAGGAACAGTGCCAACCCCGAAACCAAGCTGTTTGTCGGACTTCCAGCCTCTGAAGACGCCGCCAACCCAGGATACTACATCACTCCCGATGAGGCGAAGACTCTGGTGGAAGAATATATGGGTCTATATCCTGAGCATTTTGGAGGAATCATGCTGTGGGAAGCGACTGCGTCCGATAATAATACTATCGACGGCTTCACCTACGCTCAGCATATGAAGCATATCCTCGGGGAGTgtgctccttctccgccgccgccagtcCATACGGTTACTCTAACTCATTCGGCTTCTTTGGTGCCCACGAACACACCATCGGCTTCTGCTATCTCATCAAGTGTATCGCCTTTCAGCCCGGTATCACCTTCGGGTCCTTCCGGTTCGAGCTCGAAACCATCAGTTCCCAGTTACCCATCCATCTCAGTTCCTGTGTCTGTAACCACTACTACCAAGACTGTTCCTgttgcttcttctcctgcttcccCTGGTGTTCCAACCGCTAGTGGCAGTGGAAGCTCGACTGGTGGCGTGAGTCCCAGCGCTCCAGGCATCACTAGCGTGCCTTCAGTCACACCCACTCCATCGACTTCAGAGCCTGTGACCATCACGACTGTGTTTGTCACCTCGTACACCGATATCTGTCCCACGGGTTTCACCACTATCTGGACGACAATCACCACGACATACTGCCCTGGAAATGGACCAGCTCCTGCTACTGCCACTGAGACTGCGAGTGTGACCCAGCCTGGTTCGGGCCTGACGACTACTACTGCTTCAATTCCTGAGGGATGGACTACCACTGTCACCGTCTGCACACAATGTGCTCCGACGCCGACAAAAGTGACTCTCACTCTGCCCTGCACCACAGCGGCTACACAAACTCTGCCGGAGATTGCCCCTACTTCTGTTCCCGAAAGTTATACTACGACCGTGACGTTTTGCAAGCACTGCGGCCCTACTGCCTCGATGATCGCCATCACTGTGCCCTACACTTTCGCAAGTGCTCAGCCTACCGATGTGCCCCAGGTTACCCCCAGCAGCCAGCATCCAAGTTCCAAGCTTCCTATCGGTCCCATTGTCGTTTCTCATCCCTGGAGTACCGTTTCTCGCACTCCAGAGGTTCCTACTACGACTCCGGAAGGAACGTCTCCCGTTTACATGGGCGCTGCTTCTCGCGCGGCAGTTGGGACTTCGTTTGGGGGCATTTTCGCTGTCCTCTTTTCTATTTTTATGTTGTGA
- a CDS encoding uncharacterized protein (ID:PFLUO_005590-T1.cds;~source:funannotate) yields the protein MACAVPTQMIILPIQDNIPIDVLSSKEGQIWSQVLNIFESWPGFKRLYWGRKVEQPRQVHLHITRDNLHQHYALIASREWQQIIQALEPLGVDKATDLTVRHAMISEFSPNPRALGNGAPVSGTAIYLTPDPGAWEKMWSLWTSIVVNIPGCIGVTGGWMVEPVEGTSPCYVVHVGWESIEIHDAYHDTKDFRRRVNILREHNKGFREYGHIAFAHSRSRREAHL from the exons ATGGCGTGCGCAGTCCCCACCCAGATGATCATCCTGCCCATCCAGGACAATATCCCGATCGACGTGCTCTCCAGCAAAGAAGGCCAGATTTGGTCCCAGGTGCTGAACATCTTCGAGAGCTGGCCGGGTTTCAAGCGTCTCTACTGGGGGCGAAAAGTCGAGCAGCCGAGACAAGTACATCTGCATATCA CTCGAGATAACCTGCACCAGCACTACGCGCTAATCGCCTCACGCGAATGGCAGCAAATCATTCAAGCCCTAGAACCCCTGGGCGTCGACAAAGCCACCGATCTCACCGTCCGCCATGCCATGATCTCGGAGTTCTCGCCTAACCCCCGAGCCCTGGGCAATGGCGCACCCGTCAGCGGCACGGCCATTTACCTGACTCCTGATCCGGGAgcgtgggagaagatgtggTCACTGTGGACCAGCATCGTGGTCAACATCCCCGGCTGCATTGGCGTCAcgggtggatggatggtggAACCGGTGGAAGGCACGAGCCCCTGCTATGTGGTGCATGTCGGCTGGGAGAGCATCGAGATCCACGATGCCTATCATGATACCAAGGATTTCCGGCGTCGCGTGAATATTCTGCGCGAGCACAATAAGGGGTTTCGGGAGTATGGACATATTGCGTTTGCGCACTCGCGAAGTCGGCGGGAGGCGCATCTTTAG
- a CDS encoding uncharacterized protein (ID:PFLUO_005589-T1.cds;~source:funannotate): MTDFRMPIHQGPPARKPVGGMGQSHAQHPYDTPRTQLAPHSAGAPNAHSRTRTTSSNVLPYPSGSQQYTTATAPPPLPQTMAPPTNYPSARRLSSTTTSTASTTNNNNQMPQAGPGGPDIRRSISSRSGNSQTGYVALMRRQKATVWCDRAQPEDPRVRAQTLRDKKRAYLEVHGAGAGRAGALASGKIRHGTKGTKEFSPSNLVGAKVPVRLSANEVGDAEEDAHSSEGARHRRTGSGRSSLGSQRYPSGYSRAQGTMGSNSTPPSEKTELPDVSENTPAEIQAEEKSRVSSLVQDDTATTHSSATHSSFTHSSEQEDFVPDMEAPSAAVAAAHNAKKVDELRRRGSVDERTTSMTNVRLFVANPDLSD, encoded by the coding sequence ATGACGGACTTTCGAATGCCCATCCACCAGGGCCCTCCTGCACGGAAGCCGGTGGGCGGAATGGGGCAATCACACGCTCAACATCCCTACGATACTCCACGGACTCAACTTGCTCCCCATTCAGCGGGCGCCCCCAACGCGCACAGCCGGACCCGcaccacctcctccaacGTGCTTCCCTATCCTTCCGGTTCCCAGCAGTACACGACCGCAAcggccccgccgccgcttcCACAGACGATGGCCCCTCCGACCAACTATCCGTCTGCCCGACGCCTGTCCAGCACGACGacatccaccgcctccaccaccaacaacaacaaccaaatgCCGCAGGCAGGACCTGGAGGCCCGGACATTCGGCGCAGCATCTCATCTCGCTCAGGTAACTCGCAGACAGGGTACGTGGCTCTCATGCGCCGACAGAAAGCGACAGTTTGGTGCGACCGGGCACAGCCTGAAGATCCGCGCGTGCGAGCACAAACGCTACGAGACAAGAAGCGAGCGTACCTGGAGGTTCATGGCGCGGGCGCCGGGCGGGCAGGAGCACTGGCCAGCGGGAAGATCCGCCATGGAACCAAGGGCACCAAGGAGTTTTCGCCGTCGAATCTGGTGGGCGCCAAGGTTCCGGTGCGATTGAGCGCCAATGAAGTCggagatgccgaggaggacgcACACAGCAGTGAAGGTGCGAGGCACCGCCGGACTGGCAGCGGCCGCAGCTCCCTGGGTAGCCAGCGATATCCTAGCGGATACTCGCGAGCACAAGGCACCATGGGCAGTAACAGCACGCCTCCCAGCGAGAAGACAGAGCTTCCCGATGTATCAGAGAACACACCCGCCGAGatccaggccgaggagaagagtCGAGTGTCCTCTCTAGTCCAAGACGACACTGCCACTACTCACAGCAGCGCCACTCATAGCAGCTTTACTCACAGCAGTGAGCAGGAAGACTTTGTGCCCGACATGGAGGCCCCGAGCGCAGCCGTCGCAGCCGCTCACAATGCCAAAAAGGTAGACGAGTTGCGACGCCGGGGCAGTGTTGACGAAAGAACCACTTCCATGACCAACGTGCGACTATTCGTGGCGAATCCGGATCTCAGCGACTAA
- a CDS encoding uncharacterized protein (ID:PFLUO_005595-T1.cds;~source:funannotate), which translates to MHFKPTILALLGLSASASASVSASQMTANIDQITELSASTNDIAESISITNFFSTAPQMINNFKDIIQTVTNDITAMNGGDNSESKRSLKARQECLNVEEIEECLEDLEEIIQDPSEILGGAKRSIKVVGKKRQEPPSYSATEQEAVCNSFRSFVTVHQQLLMTVIGKHGLLSLTPFTQPVASVLRTLEGGVDTIAFSIIDDVPTCAQDATQNKNSLDSTLNDAINTYQA; encoded by the exons ATGCACTTCAAACCTACCATTCTCGCCCTTCTAGGCCTGTCtgcctccgcctccgcctcggtCAGTGCTTCGCAAATGACAGCCAACATCGATCAAATCACCGAGCTCTCGGCTAGTACCAACGATATCGCTGAGAGCATTTCTATTACAAACTTCTTCAGCACTGCTCCT CAAATGATCAACAATTTCAAAGATATCATTCAGACTGTTACGAATGATATCACTGCCATGAACGGCGGCGACAACAGCGAGAGCAAGCGCTCTCTGAAAGCTCGTCAAGAATGCTTGAATGTTGAGGAAATTGAGGAATGTCTCGAAGACCTTGAAGAAATTATCCAAGACCCGAGTGAGATTCTTGGAGGAGCAAAGCGCTCTATTAAG GTTGTTGGAAAGAAGCGACAGGAGCCTCCTTCCTATAGCGCTACTGAGCAGGAAGCCGTCTGCAACTCTTTCCGAAGC TTCGTTACGGTTCACCAACAACTTCTGATGACTGTTATTGGAAAACACGGTCTTCTTAGCCTGACCCCGTTCACCCAGCCAGTTGCTTCAGTGCTCCGAACCTTGGAGGGCGGCGTTGACACCATTGCCTTTAGTATCATCGATGACGTCCCGACTTGCGCCCAGGACGCCACACAGAACAAAAACAGTCTGGACTCGACCCTAAATGATGCTATCAACACCTACCAAGCTTAA
- a CDS encoding uncharacterized protein (ID:PFLUO_005591-T1.cds;~source:funannotate) → MAGTSKYKGIEDYGLIGDMHTCGLVSKDGSLDFMCWPFFDSPSVFCRLLDNEKGGHFSVDIQSDQNPISKQRYLPYTNMLETRWITQEGVGSLLDYLPVSGHKPLKLDNRLSGWCHCTDLEPTPFDFSGSHSSLIRKIGCPRGSVNIAVELFPAFNYARDGHTIHGPFETSSNVKTERVQSVRFESPTGTLSVDIHVQSTEGGRPSNLVPKLEAQQRQGLKGPGLVANFCLKAGQFVTLVMHSDEKSLDENEIGSHIDRLEKETYDYWASWTRKCTFRGHYREQVERSLLVLKLLTFKPTGAIIAAPTFGLPEQVGGQRNWDYRYSWTRDTAFTLYVFLKNGYDQEAEAYTTFIFNKVIPCLSHEDPQQGAIKQQFLPILMSIHGQHDISELELDHLEGYQGSRPVRVGNEAVTHKQFDVYGAFLDGLYLYNKFAKPISYDQWVSVRQIVNYIIRVVDEPDMSIWEVRGQMQNFVYSKVMIWVAIDRALRLAEKRSNLACPERDEWIRARDTLYDKIMEKGYNHEKGYFCLSYENRDVLDASLLIAPLVFFTAPDDPRLLNTLQKIMTPIEKGGLTSASLVFRYDRWKVNDGVGGQEGCFAMVTFWLVEALARAAKAKAHLSNYPGLAQPLKTAYAVFDNMLSFGNHLGIFSEEVAISGEQMGNAPQAFSHLACVSAAMHLEN, encoded by the exons ATGGCTGGCACATCGAAATACAAAGGGATTGAAGACTACGGGCTCATTGGCGACATGCACACATGCGGCCTCGTCAGCAAGGATGGTAGTCTCGATTTCATGTGTTGGCCGTTTTTTGACTCGCCCTCGGTCTTCTGCCGTCTTCTGGATAACGAGAAGGGCGGCCATTTCTCGGTCGATATTCAATCCGACCAGAATCCGATCAGCAAGCAACGGTATTTGCCTTACACGAACATGTTAGAAACACGATGGATCACGCAGGAAGGCGTTGGAAGCCTACTGGACTATCTCCCCGTGTCAGGCCATAAACCGTTGAAACTTGATAACCGTCTCTCTGGCTGGTGCCATTGTACAGACTTGGAGCCAACCCCGTTCGATTTCTCTGGCAGTCACTCCTCTCTTATTCGGAAGATTGGATGCCCTCGTGGCTCCGTGAACATCGCCGTCGAACTCTTCCCCGCGTTTAACTATGCCCGCGACGGGCATACGATTCATGGGCCCTTCGAAACCAGCTCCAACGTGAAGACTGAACGAGTACAATCTGTCCGGTTTGAAAGTCCGACAGGGACACTCAGCGTGGACATCCACGTTCAGTCGACTGAAGGGGGGCGGCCTAGTAACCTGGTTCCCAAATTGGAGGCGCAACAGCGTCAGGGTCTTAAAGGCCCGGGCCTGGTCGCCAATTTTTGCCTCAAAGCTGGGCAATTCGTGACGCTTGTCATGCATAGCGATGAAAAGTCGCTTGACGAGAACGAGATTGGCTCGCACATAGACAGGTTGGAAAAAGAGACCTACGATTActgggccagctggacaAGAAAATGCACGTTCCGAGGTCACTACCGTGAGCAAGTGGAGCGAAGCCTTCTAGTGTTGAAACTCCTTACCTTCAAGCCGACGGGAGCAATCATCGCGGCTCCTACCTTCGGTCTCCCAGAGCAGGTCGGCGGCCAACGCAACTGGGACTATCGCTACTCGTGGACCAGAGATACCGCATTCACCCTTTACGTCTTTCTCAAGAACGGCTATGACCAAGAGGCCGAGGCGTACACCACTTTTATCTTCAACAAAGTGATCCCCTGTTTGTCCCACGAGGATCCGCAGCAGGGAGCTATAAAACAACAGTTCCTTCCTATCCTGATGTCAATCCACGGGCAGCATGATATCTCTGAGCTTGAACTCGATCACCTTGAGGGCTATCAGGGCAGTCGGCCGGTGCGAGTTGGAAACGAAGCCGTTACTCACAAGCAGTTCGACGTCTATGGAGCATTCCTTGACGGCCTGTATCTTTATAACAAGTTCGCAAAGCCAATTTCGTATGACCAATGGGTATCTGTTCGACAAATTGTCAATTACATTATCCGTGTGGTAGATGAGCCTGACATGTCTATCTGGGAAGTCCGGGGGCAGATGCAGAACTTTGTCTATTCCAAGGTCATGATCTGGGTCGCCATCGATCGAGCACTGAGATTAGCGGAGAAACGATCAAATCTCGCGTGTCCGGAACGGGATGAATGGATCCGTGCGCGGGATACGCTCTACGATAAAATCATGGAAAAAGGATATAACCACGAGAAGGGATATTTCTGCTTGAGCTATGAAAACCGCGACGTCCTGGACGCTTCGCTCTTGATTGCACCACTGGTCTTTTTCACTGCTCCAGACGATCCACGACTCCTCAATACATTACAGAAGATTATGACTCCCATTGAAAAGGGTGGCCTGACCAGTGCGAGTCTGGTGTTTCGCTACGATCGTTGGAAAGTTAATGATG GTGTTGGAGGTCAAGAAGGATGCTTTGCAATGGTTACCTTTTGGCTCGTTGAGGCTCTAGCTAGA GCCGCCAAAGCAAAAGCCCATTTGTCCAATTATCCAGGTCTAGCGCAGCCTCTCAAGACTGCCTATGCCGTATTCGATAATATGCTTTCGTTCGGGAATCACCTAGGTATTTTCTCTGAGGAAGTGGCCATCTCCGGAGAGCAAATGGGCAACGCTCCGCAAGCGTTCAGCCACCTTGCCTGTGTCAGTGCAGCAATGCATCTAGAAAACTGA
- a CDS encoding uncharacterized protein (ID:PFLUO_005594-T1.cds;~source:funannotate) has protein sequence MEWMEESAKGRPYDPTVAQLMFSVAAIHTTSDMLTQALYDLCGREELIQEMREEVISVVSAEGWKKTALYKLQLMDSMLKESQRLKPISITSMRRLASDNIQLSDGTKILKDSYLLVANERMWNSEFYENPDTFDAHRFLNLRKVPGHETSAQLVSPSPEHMAFGLGKHACPGRFFAANEAKIALCHILLKYDLKAAAGPAPQIRRYGLSMNADPLAQVMIRRRKEEIVLDKIAT, from the exons ATGGAGTGGATGGAAGAAAGTGCCAAGGGCCGTCCCTATGATCCGACCGTGGCGCAGTTGATGTTCTCAGTCGCAGCAATCCACACGACGTCTGATATGCTAACACAGGCCCTATATGATCTTTGTGGCCGCGAGGAGTTGATTCAGGAGATGAGAGAGGAAGTGATTTCTGTCGTCTCGGCCgagggatggaagaaaaCTGCCCTGTATAAGCTTCAGCTAATGGACAGTATGCTGAAGGAATCGCAGCGACTGAAACCGATCAGTATCA CATCAATGAGACGCCTGGCCAGCGATAACATTCAGCTGAGTGACGGAACAAAGATTCTCAAGGATTCATATCTGCTAGTGGCAAATGAGAGAATGTGGAACTCGGAATTTTACGAGAACCCTGACACCTTTGACGCACATCGATTCCTAAATTTGCGCAAGGTTCCTGGCCACGAGACCTCTGCTCAGTTGGTGTCACCGTCGCCAGAGCACATGGCATTCGGATTGGGGAAGCATGCGTGTCCTGGTCGGTTTTTTGCTGCTAACGAGGCCAAGATTGCTTTGTGCCATATTTTGCTGAAGTACGATTTgaaggccgccgccggtccGGCTCCTCAGATTAGGAGATATGGCCTTTCTATGAATGCTGATCCGTTGGCCCAGGTCATGATtcgaaggaggaaggaggaaatCGTGCTCGACAAAATTGCAACCTGA
- a CDS encoding uncharacterized protein (ID:PFLUO_005596-T1.cds;~source:funannotate) → MASGFSATPRKEGSWTKLVIFAALYALLLESVAQWVLVLYLYGKGLVDSKMTVSVVLALVASFLSIPLAGLQSLVAWQYNKIGGFGTQKSVLHNLCTYFYRLDLMAWLATSVSGLVVVAQQVDCLPGGTDASMWRVGLGCYFLRASVVVSVVSLVTVCTIYCARELCERPYDISLIGIYTRQPTLRDDSIFSGHSWDSDETLKNEILNLCRQHDGTIRGEWWSPDPLAAKVNCHPSIRQPAPVRLRPQLHLNTDPGSECGEIVPCGTTVSPDENYPHISPGGQSAVSGMYPISRTSTLMVSPTGSESRGLISGSSSVPKVPAIPEQYTTKHKRGKSSISSFRRFLPKAFPLFLPLSLDPQIRALADPNAASDVEKQVATPSIAPHSRSGSAVHHATQTSPDTPATPTRNDANSKTQSLTAVPDSNERTMTMNSADAPEVVPSEITPTVKRSQTACLAARSIHHPHHPNYVAGPPTNPQSPAQPAFSARTYSLSWRQQSGTVQMDRSMTRSNTRATTALTQPPHHHHPQHYIRGSTSAYPFDQTLIPRHTQSQHHPPPHYMPDPRRRVQSQRHFDASRVVPVPGPIPGFPMPPVAAAPRRNDVEVIYPSSRRPRSTTFGAIGSVGPLSCIMESTSTPRASADESQLSASADAMRTYRGANRTSLGFY, encoded by the exons ATGGCTTCGGGTTTCTCAGCCACGCCGCGGAAAGAGGGCAGCTGGACCAAGTTGGTGATCTTCGCTGCGCTTTATGCCTTGCTCCTGGAATCGGTCGCGCAATGGGTGCTGGTGCTCTACCTATATGGCAAAGGCTTGGTAGATTCAAAGATGACAGTGAGCGTCGTTCTGGCTTTGGTCGCG TCCTTTCTCTCGATCCCACTCGCTGGGTTACAAAGCCTTGTTGCCTGGCAGTACAATAAGATTGGTGGATTTGGTACCCAGAAGAGTGTGCTGCACAATCTCTGCACCTATTTCTACCGCCTGGATCTCATGGCCTGGCTAGCAACAAGCGTATCTGGTCTTGTTGTCGTCGCCCAGCAGGTCGATTGTCTCCCAGGTGGCACTGACGCCAGTATGTGGCGAGTTGGTCTTGGTTGTTACTTCCTTCGAGCTTCGGTGGTTGTGTCTGTTGTTTCGTT GGTAACTGTGTGCACTATCTACTGTGCAAGAGAGCTCTGTGAGCGACCATACGACATTTCACTCATTGGGATTTACACACGACAGCCAACATTGCGAGATGACAGCATCTTTTCCGGCCACAGCTGGGATAGCGATGAGACCCTCAAGAACGAGATTCTGAATCTGTGCCGCCAACATGACGGCACAATCAGGGGAGAGTGGTGGTCGCCGGATCCTCTGGCCGCCAAAGTAAACTGCCATCCTAGTATCCGCCAGCCTGCCCCGGTTCGTCTGCGGCCTCAGCTACACCTCAACACCGATCCTGGATCCGAGTGCGGCGAGATTGTCCCGTGCGGCACGACCGTGTCGCCCGACGAGAACTACCCACATATTTCCCCTGGTGGTCAAAGTGCCGTTAGCGGAATGTACCCGATCTCGCGCACGTCCACTCTCATGGTATCGCCAACCGGATCCGAATCTCGTGGCTTGATCTCTGGTTCATCTAGTGTGCCGAAGGTGCCAGCAATCCCGGAGCAGTACACCACCAAGCACAAGAGGGGAAAgtcttccatctcatccttcAGACGGTTTTTGCCAAAAGCCTTtccactcttcctccccttATCACTGGACCCTCAGATCCGCGCTCTAGCCGATCCCAACGCTGCTTCAGATGTCGAGAAACAAGTGGCCACGCCCTCAATCGCGCCACACAGTCGTTCTGGATCCGCGGTGCATCATGCTACCCAGACATCCCCAGATACGCCGGCTACTCCAACTCGAAATGATGCCAATTCAAAGACCCAGTCCTTAACCGCTGTCCCCGACAGCAACGAACGAACCATGACCATGAACTCcgccgatgcgccggagGTCGTGCCCTCCGAGATAACCCCAACCGTCAAACGATCCCAAACAGCTTGTCTCGCAGCCCGCTCAAtccaccacccccaccacccTAACTACGTCGCTGGGCCCCCGACCAACCCCCAATCGCCAGCCCAACCCGCCTTCTCAGCACGAACCTACTCCCTATCCTGGAGACAGCAGAGCGGCACAGTTCAAATGGACCGATCCATGACCCGCAGCAACACCCGTGCAACAACAGCTCTCACCCAACCAccccatcaccaccacccccaacATTACATTCGCGGCAGCACCAGCGCCTACCCCTTCGACCAAACCCTAATCCCACGCCACACCCAGAGCCAGCACCACCCACCGCCGCACTACATGCCCGACCCGCGCAGGCGGGTCCAATCCCAGCGCCATTTCGATGCTAGCCGTGTTGTTCCTGTCCCGGGACCCATCCCCGGTTTCCCAATGCCTCCCGTTGCAGCTGCGCCCCGCCGCAACGATGTCGAGGTAATCTACCCCAGCTCCCGTAGACCGCGAAGCACCACATTCGGCGCTATAGGAAGTGTCGGCCCGCTGAGCTGCATCATGGAGTCAACCTCTACGCCGCGCGCCTCGGCAGATGAGTCTCAGCTTTCGGCCTCTGCCGATGCGATGCGCACATACCGTGGTGCGAACCGGACCAGTTTGGGCTTTTACTAA
- a CDS encoding uncharacterized protein (ID:PFLUO_005592-T1.cds;~source:funannotate), giving the protein MAATTPPLKGIRVIELAGLAPGPFAGLMLADYGASVLRVDRPSAASADQLTRHKTSITVDLRDSQSRDVLLRLLTAADVLIDPFRPGVLERLGLSPSDVLLKHNPRLIVARMTGFRRDGKYKDMAGHDINYIAVSGALSMLGRAGDKPYAPGNILGDFAGGGAMCFLGIILALIARTHTGRGQVVEANMVDGSAYLATFPRLARQSPSWNGPRGENLLDGGCPYYDTYETKDTGNYFAVGALEPQFYAALLRGLQLDPAAIPAREDRANWPALREIFTRRFKEKTRAQWETVFDGTDACATPVLEQSELEAAGYDQRPAVHLASTPALPIRADEGGWSGSGLAPGDGGADTLTSWMGWRQDKDFKVRDDGALVAANDKAKL; this is encoded by the exons ATGGCTGCTACTACTCCGCCGCTTAAGGGCATTCGGGTCATTGAGCTGGCCGGCCTAGCTCCAG GCCCGTTTGCCGGTCTCATGCTCGCCGACTATGGTGCATCCGTTCTCCGCGTCGATCGCCCTTCCGCTGCGAGCGCCGATCAACTGACCCGACACAAGACCTCCATCACGGTCGATCTGCGAGACTCCCAATCGCGTGATGTTCTCCTGCGATTGCTCACCGCAGCCGACGTTCTCATCGACCCGTTTCGTCCCGGGGTCCTTGAACGCCTAGGTCTATCTCCAAGCGATGTTCTCCTCAAACACAACCCACGCCTCATCGTCGCGCGCATGACGGGGTTCCGCCGCGACGGAAAATACAAAGACATGGCTGGCCACGATATCAACTACATCGCTGTGTCTGGAGCTCTATCAATGTTAGGCCGGGCAGGCGACAAGCCCTACGCCCCAGGCAATATCCTGGGCGACTTTGCAGGTGGCGGCGCAATGTGCTTCCTGGGGATTATCCTAGCTCTAATTGCGCGCACACACACCGGGCGCGGACAAGTCGTCGAAGCCAACATGGTCGACGGGTCAGCTTATCTCGCGACATTCCCGCGCCTAGCGCGTCAGAGTCCTTCGTGGAATGGACCACGCGGAGAGAACCTGCTAGACGGCGGCTGCCCTTACTACGATACGTACGAAACCAAAGATACAGGTAACTATTTCGCCGTTGGTGCCCTGGAACCACAGTTCTATGCGGCGCTACTACGTGGTCTGCAGCTAGACCCGGCTGCTATCCCTGCGCGCGAGGATCGCGCCAATTGGCCCGCTCTTCGCGAGATATTCACTCGCCGattcaaggagaagaccCGGGCCCAATGGGAGACTGTCTTTGATGGCACTGATGCTTGTGCAACTCCAGTGCTAGAGCAAAGCGAGCTCGAGGCTGCGGGCTACGACCAGCGGCCTGCAGTACATCTGGCAAGCACCCCGGCCCTGCCCATCAGGGCGGACGAGGGCGGTTGGTCTGGGAGCGGACTAGCACCTGGTGATGGCGGAGCAGATACCCTCACGTcgtggatgggatggagACAAGACAAGGATTTCAAAGTTCGTGACGACGGGGCACTGGTCGCCGCGAATGACAAGGCGAAGCTCTGA